The Hahella sp. HNIBRBA332 genome window below encodes:
- a CDS encoding ATP-binding protein, which translates to MKISINNRLSFRLARNTVAVALLLGMVLSLIQVIIDFLNEKNSLDAEIRAVVAISHAPASQIAYNIDARLAAELLDGLLEHPSIIHAEIIDTDNRLLASKEREPQTSAYRWLSDLLFQPSRTYTETLFVPQLNDFVLGDLNVVVDTYPSGAEFLKRAAFTLVSGFLRSLILSAVLLILFYIMLTQPLVKVISAVSEVDPETPEKIRLPVPKGHEMDEIGVLVNSTNNQLQAIDENLNKLKKAESRLKTYSEQLEQIVDSRTKELSEKNKQLIKSNHDLRVAKEEAVSRAKARADFLANMSHEIRTPFNGVLGMISLTLEEPLSEKQKEQLNVAYSSGVALLELLNDILDISKVEAGKLTLENIAFDLRKTVEDVSRLLAQNAHAKNVALYTNIDPTFPERVYGDPTRIRQIVSNLTGNAIKFTETGSVTVSLSILKNQSVEIRVSDTGIGIEADRLESIFSPFSQGDADITRKYGGTGLGLTLCRQLVTHMGGKIEVASERGRGSSFMVTLPLLADHNTPSPKVDESLFKHHFVLMHQTENRTFECISAELQNWKLPCDAYPYEHPQDINLKEQRFEPNTIILFDSRSLSPLLVEHEDIDNVHMILVARQNIPSDNDAFKAMRIEQMISAPISRDRLYDTLYKAANPGGATVVTEGADMPEAPVGKKHVLLVEDNQVNQLVAKTILRKLGYEVSIANNGQDAMDLVGNDHYDIILMDCHMPVMDGYEATRLIRQNAKYDALPIIAVTANVMQGDKERCLSCGMNDYLTKPYEKKALTQMLAKWLADPVAAAASSKFA; encoded by the coding sequence TCTCTGGATGCGGAAATTCGCGCCGTCGTCGCCATCAGCCATGCGCCAGCCTCGCAAATCGCCTATAACATCGACGCCAGACTCGCCGCGGAACTGCTGGACGGGCTGCTTGAACACCCATCGATCATCCATGCGGAAATTATCGACACGGACAATCGACTGCTGGCCAGTAAAGAACGCGAACCACAGACATCCGCCTACCGCTGGCTCAGCGATCTGCTGTTCCAACCCAGCCGCACCTACACTGAAACGCTCTTCGTACCGCAGCTGAACGACTTTGTTCTGGGCGACCTGAATGTGGTCGTGGACACCTATCCCAGCGGCGCTGAGTTCCTCAAACGGGCGGCATTTACCCTGGTATCCGGCTTTTTGCGCAGCTTGATCCTTTCCGCAGTGTTGCTGATTCTGTTCTATATCATGCTGACCCAGCCGCTGGTGAAAGTTATCTCCGCGGTCAGCGAAGTCGACCCGGAAACCCCGGAAAAAATCCGTCTGCCGGTGCCCAAAGGCCATGAGATGGATGAAATCGGCGTTCTGGTCAACTCCACCAACAACCAGCTGCAGGCCATCGACGAAAACCTGAACAAGCTGAAGAAAGCGGAATCGCGCCTGAAGACCTATTCGGAGCAGCTGGAACAGATCGTCGACAGTCGCACCAAAGAACTTTCCGAGAAGAACAAGCAGCTCATCAAGAGCAACCACGACCTGCGCGTCGCCAAAGAGGAAGCGGTCAGCCGCGCCAAAGCCCGGGCGGATTTCCTCGCCAATATGAGCCACGAAATCCGCACCCCGTTTAACGGCGTACTGGGCATGATCAGCCTGACGCTGGAAGAGCCGCTGTCTGAGAAACAAAAGGAACAACTTAACGTCGCCTACAGCTCCGGCGTCGCCTTGCTGGAGTTGCTCAACGACATTCTGGACATTTCCAAAGTGGAAGCCGGCAAGCTTACGCTGGAGAACATCGCCTTCGATCTTCGCAAAACCGTCGAGGACGTATCGCGCCTGTTAGCGCAAAACGCACACGCCAAGAATGTCGCGCTGTACACCAATATCGACCCCACCTTCCCGGAACGGGTCTACGGCGACCCCACTCGTATTCGCCAGATCGTCAGCAACCTGACCGGTAACGCCATCAAGTTTACTGAGACAGGCAGTGTCACCGTCAGCCTGAGCATTCTGAAAAACCAGAGCGTGGAAATCCGCGTGTCCGACACCGGCATCGGTATTGAAGCAGACCGGTTAGAGTCTATCTTCTCCCCCTTCTCCCAAGGCGACGCTGATATCACTCGCAAATACGGCGGCACCGGCCTTGGTCTGACTCTGTGCCGGCAGCTGGTGACCCATATGGGCGGCAAGATCGAAGTGGCTTCGGAGCGTGGACGCGGTAGCAGTTTCATGGTCACCCTGCCCCTGCTGGCGGACCACAACACGCCCAGTCCCAAGGTGGACGAAAGTCTGTTCAAACATCACTTTGTGCTGATGCATCAAACAGAGAACCGCACCTTTGAATGCATCAGCGCCGAATTGCAGAATTGGAAGCTGCCCTGCGACGCCTACCCCTATGAACATCCTCAGGACATTAATCTGAAAGAACAGCGTTTTGAGCCCAACACCATCATTTTGTTCGACTCCCGCTCACTCTCTCCGCTCCTGGTGGAGCATGAAGATATCGATAATGTGCATATGATCCTGGTGGCGCGCCAAAACATTCCATCGGACAACGACGCCTTCAAAGCCATGCGCATTGAGCAAATGATCAGCGCGCCGATCAGTCGCGACAGGCTTTACGACACCTTATACAAAGCCGCCAACCCAGGCGGAGCCACGGTGGTTACTGAAGGCGCGGACATGCCGGAGGCGCCGGTTGGCAAGAAACATGTGCTGCTGGTGGAGGATAATCAAGTCAATCAGCTGGTGGCGAAAACCATCCTGCGCAAGCTGGGTTACGAAGTCAGCATCGCCAACAACGGCCAGGACGCCATGGATCTGGTGGGCAACGACCATTACGACATCATTCTGATGGACTGTCATATGCCGGTCATGGACGGCTACGAGGCCACGCGGCTGATTCGTCAGAATGCCAAGTATGACGCCCTGCCCATCATCGCCGTCACCGCCAACGTTATGCAGGGCGACAAGGAGCGTTGTCTCAGTTGCGGCATGAATGACTACCTTACCAAGCCTTACGAGAAAAAAGCGCTCACCCAAATGCTGGCCAAGTGGCTGGCGGATCCTGTCGCAGCGGCCGCCAGCAGCAAATTCGCTTAA
- a CDS encoding DNA-3-methyladenine glycosylase I — translation MKFADRLAAVRDRFGSDEAMRAALSVAADADELTQQSDAYYLSNISRRIFRAGLKHSFVDSRWPAFEEAFFGFEPEKAELLSESDLDERMKDTRLIRHWGKMCSIPYNAAMVREVSRAHGGFGRFLAQWPETDIVGLWRYLAKQGKQMGGQSGARFLRMVGKDTFLLTDDVVAALKAMGVVEKIPTSQKQLQHTQAFFNELAHTYSLQLCQLSQILAYSVG, via the coding sequence GTGAAATTTGCAGATCGGCTGGCGGCGGTGCGGGACCGCTTCGGCTCCGACGAGGCTATGCGCGCTGCGTTATCGGTGGCGGCGGATGCTGATGAACTGACGCAGCAGTCCGACGCTTACTATCTTTCCAATATCAGTCGGCGGATATTTCGCGCCGGGCTGAAGCACAGTTTTGTCGACTCTCGCTGGCCAGCCTTTGAAGAAGCTTTTTTCGGTTTTGAGCCGGAAAAAGCGGAGCTGTTGTCGGAGTCCGATCTGGATGAGCGTATGAAAGACACCCGGCTCATACGGCATTGGGGCAAGATGTGTTCTATTCCTTATAACGCCGCAATGGTGAGAGAAGTCTCCCGCGCTCATGGTGGTTTCGGTCGTTTTCTGGCGCAATGGCCGGAAACGGATATTGTCGGGCTGTGGCGCTATCTCGCCAAGCAGGGCAAGCAAATGGGCGGGCAATCGGGAGCTCGCTTTTTGCGCATGGTCGGCAAGGACACCTTTTTGTTGACGGATGATGTGGTCGCCGCGCTGAAAGCCATGGGCGTGGTGGAAAAAATCCCGACGTCCCAGAAGCAATTGCAGCACACACAGGCGTTTTTCAATGAGTTGGCGCACACCTACTCATTGCAGCTCTGTCAGTTAAGCCAGATCCTTGCCTACAGCGTAGGTTAG
- a CDS encoding glutathione peroxidase: MSVYDYQVEDIKGAKRDMSEFKGKVLLIVNTASKCGFTPQFSGLESLYEKYKDQGLEVLGFPCNQFMQQDPGENAEIAEFCQLNYGVSFPMFAKIDVNGDSAHPLYKFLKSQSKGLLGTEAIKWNFTKFLVDKNGKVLERFPPTATPEKLEKPIKELLA, translated from the coding sequence ATGAGCGTTTACGATTATCAGGTAGAGGATATTAAAGGCGCCAAGCGGGACATGTCCGAGTTCAAGGGCAAGGTTCTGTTGATCGTCAACACCGCCAGCAAGTGTGGCTTCACGCCACAGTTTTCCGGCCTGGAGTCCTTGTATGAGAAATATAAAGATCAGGGGCTGGAAGTGTTGGGGTTTCCCTGTAACCAGTTTATGCAGCAGGATCCGGGCGAGAACGCCGAGATTGCGGAATTTTGCCAGCTTAACTATGGCGTCAGCTTTCCCATGTTCGCCAAGATTGATGTCAACGGCGATAGCGCACATCCGCTTTATAAGTTTCTGAAGAGCCAATCCAAAGGCCTTTTGGGCACCGAAGCGATCAAGTGGAACTTCACCAAATTCCTGGTGGACAAGAACGGTAAAGTCCTGGAACGTTTTCCGCCTACCGCTACTCCGGAGAAGCTGGAAAAGCCGATCAAGGAACTGTTGGCGTGA
- the msrB gene encoding peptide-methionine (R)-S-oxide reductase MsrB translates to MDKVKKSDQEWRQQLSDEQYRVTREKGTERPFTGEYYDTKDEGVYVCVCCGEPLFTSENKYDSGCGWPSFWAPMDKEKITEEMDMSHMMVRTEIMCSKCDAHLGHVFDDGPQPTGQRYCVNSASLRFHSADGDAKQEDE, encoded by the coding sequence ATGGATAAAGTAAAGAAAAGCGACCAGGAATGGCGTCAGCAATTATCGGATGAGCAATACCGGGTGACCCGTGAGAAGGGCACCGAGCGTCCTTTCACTGGCGAGTATTACGATACTAAAGATGAGGGCGTATATGTCTGTGTCTGTTGCGGCGAACCGTTGTTCACCTCGGAGAATAAATACGATTCCGGCTGTGGCTGGCCCAGTTTTTGGGCGCCGATGGATAAAGAAAAAATCACCGAAGAGATGGATATGAGCCATATGATGGTGCGCACGGAAATTATGTGTAGCAAATGCGATGCGCATCTGGGGCATGTTTTTGACGATGGCCCGCAGCCCACCGGGCAGCGCTACTGCGTGAACTCCGCCTCGCTACGCTTTCATTCTGCTGACGGCGACGCCAAACAGGAAGACGAATAA
- a CDS encoding MarR family winged helix-turn-helix transcriptional regulator, whose translation MTLPACQEGREDQLLALDNQICFLLYSCSRSMTSLYRPLLSELGLTYPQYLAMLVLWEGDKSGEAMSIKHICERLLLDTGTVTPLLKRLQQQGLITRQRSAEDERSVLLGLTDVGRELKAQAAKVPMQLLCKANVAIEELERLKGDLRGFLDRIQQLS comes from the coding sequence GTGACGCTACCCGCTTGTCAGGAAGGTCGGGAAGATCAGTTGCTGGCGTTGGATAACCAGATTTGTTTTCTGCTGTATTCCTGCTCCCGCAGCATGACGTCTCTCTACCGCCCTTTGCTGAGTGAGCTGGGGCTGACCTATCCACAGTATCTGGCCATGCTCGTGCTGTGGGAGGGTGATAAGTCTGGCGAGGCGATGAGCATCAAGCATATCTGTGAACGTTTGCTGCTAGATACCGGTACGGTGACGCCGCTACTGAAGCGACTGCAGCAGCAGGGGCTGATTACCCGTCAGCGCTCAGCGGAGGATGAGCGGAGCGTTTTGCTGGGTCTGACTGACGTGGGAAGGGAGCTAAAGGCGCAGGCGGCGAAAGTGCCGATGCAACTCTTATGCAAAGCCAATGTGGCGATTGAAGAGCTTGAGCGCTTGAAAGGCGATTTGCGCGGCTTTCTGGATCGTATTCAACAGCTGAGTTAA